The following nucleotide sequence is from Drosophila simulans strain w501 chromosome 3L, Prin_Dsim_3.1, whole genome shotgun sequence.
GGTTTCATACTCAAATTAATAAGGAAATGATTTGTCAAGGTCtaatagtttttaaaataataagatTCAATATAGTCTGATCGAAAGTTAATAGCTATATTCATTAGATGACTAATAGAAATACtaatacaaatttcaaatcCACAAGCTCATTCCAAAAGAATTCTATTATCCAATCCTGCGTAGAGTTTGTTCTATGAAGTCATGAACCCTTTCGCTAGCCACATCGGTGTAAACACCCGGAAAGGAAGGTCGGGCGCAGCCGAATCCCCAGGAGACAATGCCACAAACCTGACCGCGGTAGACCAAAGGACCTCCGGAATCTCCGGAGCAGGAATCGCGAAGACCGCGCACGGCGGCGCATAGCATGGAATCGCTCAATTGACCATATCCGGAATATGAGAGCTTACATTCTGCTCCTGGAAGCACTCGCACCATGGTGGTGCGGACCTGTTCGGCAGGTTCACGGTTATTCTCGCGGGTCACTCCCCAACCACTGATCCTGGCATACGCATTACCCTCCGGCGGATTCCGACAAGGACTAATGGTGGCGACTTTACCGGGGATTAAGAAAACGACAtcctgcaactgcaacaatgcTACGTCCATGTCGAAGTTGGTGGCAGAGTAGCTAGGCGAAGTATGGAACATAACTACATTGCGAACCACTGGAGCTTCTTGGTCCAAACGACTCGCGCCGGCGTGAACCGTGAATCCCTCCGGCTGCGATCCATAAACACAATGTGCTGCACTTAGGACTGCTCTGCTGGAGATTAGGGATCCTCCGCAGATAAAGTAACCATTTTGCCGCAGGTAAACCAGGTACGGAACCTCCGAAATAGTTGTCTCCTTGCCGCCTACTATGCGCGTTTTGCTAGAGGAGCTGGGAAGTACAAGTGCCAAATGGCAGAGCCACCAGAGCAACCTCAGGCCAACCATGGCGTGTCCAGACTGACAGCtactatgtatgtatattgctACCTAGTTTTCAAAGTGATAATGATGCTGTTATTGGCTCGCACCTGTCCCGGAAATGGGACTAATCGCACTATTATTTGCTATTCGGAAAGAGATCTCAATTGCAATACCACTTTATGAAGCTACTGCCTTATTAACTATTTATTGGGTTAAAGGCTAATCAAATTGATTGATAGATCTTTAGCAATGTCGCTCGATGAAGTCCTTCAACCAGTACGTAATCGATGGACTACTGAGGCGGGTGTAGACTCCTGGATAACCACTGCCACATCCGTAGCCCCATGATACTATGCCCACGGAGCGACCAGCATGGACTGCGGGGCCTCCGGAGTCGCCTTGGCAGGCATCCCTTGCGTTTTCGCCCAGAGCACAAAACATGTTGTTCGTAACTTTTTGCCGTCCGGATCCCACTGATTTGATGCACTCCCTGTGCGAGATGAGCTTAACATTGGCCTCCTGTAAACACTGGTTCCAGTTGTGACCTTGCTCATTGATCGCTCCCCAACCCAGAACCGTTAGATTTGAATGTGGTGTCAGGTCATTGTAGTCGATCTTCACCATACTCGCATTGCCGGCGATGTCAAAGGGGCGACTCAAACGGATCACCGCCACGTCGGAGTCCAATCCGCGTTGAGTGCAGTAGTTTGGTGATAGGCCGACATACCACGCCGAACGCACATGCTCCGGCGGCGTCTCATCGCCTAGGCACTGTTGTTGGGCATGTACGGTCAAATCCCGGACCTGTTGATATCGTCCCTCCAAGCAATGAGCAGCTGTGAGTACACAGTTGGGCGAGATTATGACGCCACCGCACCGAAAGTTGCCACCGCGTCGAAGATTGACCAGGAATGAATGGTCTTTTACCAACGTGGTTTTTCCTCCGAAGATTTTACCCTGACGAAGAGTGAATAAGGAGCTGCCCTCCAGTTGATGGAGCAGTGCTAGTAAAATAAGGAGTCTTAACATGGTCTACGGAAGTCTAAGCCGGGAAGCaagtttatatatatcattATATAATATCTCTTCCCGCATTCCCCAGTTAATTGCCTTCAGATAAACTTGAACTATTTATTGACCCTTAAAGCTAATACTTAAGATTACGCTCAGGAATGCTGCTCGACGACGCGCAGAAACCAATCCCGGATCTCAGGCACACTGGTGTATATGCCAGGCAAAGCGGAGGCACATCCGTATCCAAAGGATACGATCCCCGCCAGCTGGCCGCGGTACACCAAAGGACCCCCCGAGTCGCCATCACAGGAATCCTTCTTGTAAAGCCTGGCGGCGCACACCATGGAGCGGGTAATGCGATGGATTCCTCTGAAAGCAGATACGCAGGACGCACGCGACCACATAGGGACCAGCACACTGTGCACCCGCTCGGCAGTCTTTGTCGCATCGGCAGTTAGGAAACCCCAACCCGATACCTTGACCAAAGCGCGAGCTGGAACGGATTGTGCTGCCAGAGGTATAGTCTCTATATTAGCTCCAATCATATCCGAATTCAAGCGCAAGGCAGCCACATCCATATTGAGGGTCTTGCGATTGAAATCCGGACGAATCGCCATGTAGTCCACAGTGCGAATGACGGCGTATGGACCAGCCTGATTGGAGGCACCACCATAGATCTTGAAGTCatttttgttcttgttgtaAACGCAATGAGCCGCGGTGATAACCCAACGCGGCTTAACCAGTGATCCGCCACATAGCTCCTCGGATGTGGTGACCTGTACGAGATATTTCTCCTCCTTGATGCTGGACACATGGCCACCAATGATGCGGGGTTGTATCTCCACGCTGTCGGGATGCGCGTACAAAGCTGCAAGGGATCCCAAAATCTGAACAAGAAACAGCGAAGTCAGACACCGGGCAATCATTGTGGTTATCCAACTATACCGAAATGAAGCTAAAACttgattatatattatataaatctGGGCGGAACAAGACTTTAACATTTGCACAATTGTTCAATTAAACTTCTGTTCAGGGAAGTTAAATTTACTCCCTATCTAAGATATTAGAACGGAAATGCTCACATTTGAAATTTGGATCCAATCCCGCATGTATTTTCCTTCCGATAGTTTTGaattttatcaaaaaatatgttatggTTTTCAAACACACCATTTTTCCAATCCATTTTACTTTacaaatgtacaaatattttagagATGTTTATAGATCTAGAGACCACTAAGGTCATTAAGATCTAAAGAACTTTAACCATTGTTAGATTGGGAGTTCTTCAATagtttgcattgcatttacCTAAGGAAGTTGTTTGTCTTTTCCGAAATTGTTTATTTCCAATGCATTCATATCATTCTATTGTttaactatatttatttatactgcCTATGGGCGAGGCTAACGTTTCCTGCGTCAAGATATATCTGTTGATCATGTGGTTTTAAGATATTCTATGCTCTATGATCAGTGTTTACCCTTCTTCAGTTATAGaatctatttttaaatgccaTATTGCAAAAAGGAATGAAAGATTGTGTTTACttaacaaacatttattttatcgCACATAGCTTTCAACGACCTTAAGATCTAGGTTGATTCGAATTTTCAATCCTCAATTGTTGGCCATGATATTGGTGGCCCACTGGCGGATCGAAACCACGGCTGTGTATACGCCTGGGTAGCCGGCTCTGGCGCATCCGTAGCCAAAGGATACGATGCCTAAGAGTGTGTTGTTCCTGGTCACTGGGCCACCGGAGTCTCCGCTGCAGGAATCCTTGCCAGCAGCGCGGGCACAAAGCATGTACTTGGTGATGGTAGCCTGACCGCGGTAGTCCTTTCGACACTTTTGCTGCCTGACCACCCTTATCTGTGCGGTCTGCAGCGTCTTGGATGCCGTTGTGCCACCTTCCTTGGTTACACCCCATCCTGCAATGCGTACCCTTGAACCGGCCTTGGGTCGATAGTTAGCCATTGATATGGTTCCGATATTGGTGCCCGTCAGGGATTGGTTCAGCTTGAGCAAAGCGGCATCCATGTTCATTTTCTTCGATGTGAACTTCGGTGCCACATGAATTGAACTGACGGAGCGAGTGACGCCATCACTGCCATCCAAAGTAGTCGTTCCTCCGCGAACCGTGAAATCGGAAGCACTGTATCCCTTGACGCAATGGGCGGCAGTTAGAACCCATTGCTCGGCGATGAGGGAACCGCCACACAGATTCGATCCTCGACGCAACTGGACAATGTAGGGTGTGGTAGAAACAGTGGTGCTGGTGCCACCCACAATCCTGGACTGAATCTTGGACGATGTGGCGGCCTTCTTGTTCTGGTTGGCCCTCTTGGCGGAGAGTTTCCTCGCTGTGGTTTGGCGTCGATTGCTTCTGTTTCCGGTTTGGTTTTTTCTGCCCGCCAACCTCTTGGTTCCGTTGGCGCTTCTCAGTCTCCTGTTTCTCCTTTGCTGATTGGCTGTCACCGCTTCACCCAACTGGGTGAGCTCGGCCAAGACCAGCATGCCCAAAATAAGATACTCCCAGCGCCAAAGCATATCGCTGTGAACTGTTGTGGTTATGACCTTGCCCCGGCTTTTATGGCCGGATATTCGGCAAAACATCGAGATATCACCTGAGCAAACAGTACGGGTCACAATGGCAAGCATTGCCACTTCAATGGCATTCCAGCTCCATGTGACGTCAACGATCAGGGTTAACTAATCTAATACTGATTAATACAGCGAAGAATCTAAGCGGAGCTAGCAGTACCTGTGAATATTATCCGCTATCCAGTCGGACAGGAAGCTCACATCGGAGTATACTCCGGGACTATCCCTGGCGGCACACCGATGTGCCCTGCCCCACGACACGACGCCTACAAGGATACCATTCGAATTAACTACTGGCCCACCCGAATCCGCCGCACAAGCATCCTTTAAGCCCGGCACGGAGGCACAGAACATGCTGGACGTTATGTTCCGGTAGCCACGATACAGATCCCTACACTCCCGTTGCGGCATCACTTGCACATGTACACTATGGAGCTGATTGGGCAGCGACGTGGAGCTCGAGTCGGTTAATCCCCAGCCGGAAACCCGGACAAAAGATCCAGGTCGCGGAGACCGCACGGCCAAGGAGATGGGTTTCGCAATGGAGGCTTGAAGCGGTTGCTGGAGCTGAAGGAGCGCCACGTCGTGGTCCAATGTGGTGCGACTGTAGGCCGATGGCAGCAGTATTTTCCTCACATAGCGCGAATTACGCATATCACTCAGATAGGTCACGCCGCCACGAACCACAAAATCCGATGGATTGCCATCCTTGAGGCAGTGGGCGGCGGTCAAGACGCAGCGTGGAGTGACCAGGGAACCGCCGCACTCGAAGTTCCCACGTCGCCGGATGTTAACCACGTGCGGCTGGTTCCACACATCACTTGGGTGGCCACCCACAATACGTGGGCTTCGGCGCAGTTCCAGATCCTCTGCAACAGACTCCCGAATCCAAAGCATCCACAACATAAGCGGGAGCAGCATACCTTGCATCTCGATATCGACTCGTCTGTAATGTGAACTTCAGTTGACTAGAACGGCGAACTGCATACCACAATCATTTATAGAGCGGAGCGATACTGACCTTTCCCAACGAGAAACCACTTACAAAAACACCTGTTCTTCGGTGTTTACACACGGCAATGAACTTGGAATGGTGGGGGCTACTACGAGGAAGTAGAGTGTGGGTAGCACTGTTCCCACTCGATGGTGTTTGTTTAGGGTTCGGAACATAGATAACGAATGGTGGGAACGCATTTACTTCTATTTAGTTGGGAGTACCGACCATAAGATAAGGTAtcacataaataattaaatctgATATTAGCATGAATTagaaaattaatgcaattaatatATAGACGTGGTTACCCTTTTATTAACTTACTATACAAAATCAAGCAATTACTAATACTGACTCTTCcttcatttattttagtatTCCTCACCACGGACATCTCACCGGGACGCCAAAAACTGCACTCTCAGATCCAAATAGACGTGGGTGAGCTGTCGGCCCACGGGAGCAACACGGCCACCTTCTACATCTTCAGCCTGACGGAGGCGGAAATAAAGCTGGCACAGAGGTTAAGCTACACTTTGGATGTGGATCGCGGTCCAGGTGGAGGTAGCAGCAATGCCCGGGTGAGCACAGCTCCGAACAGCTCAGAGTCTACGCCCGATCACGAGGTGAAGAGTGTAATCCCGAGCGTAGCTGCCATTTCTCCGGTGCAGATCGAGTATCTGGACGAGACGCGGTTGAGAAAGTCACGAGAGGATACGCTCACTGTGCGATGCTATGGCGACTTTAAGTTCACCGCACGTTTCTACACGATGGACAGGAAGCCTTTGAACCAGGTGTATCGTGGCGAGAACTTTTTGCTCAGGGCCAACACGGAAGTGGTGGCCGTGGACGATGTGGAGATACTAGACAGCTTCTTTATATGTGTAAGCAAGCCTActttagaatttttaaaagaCTATAAGCCAATGGCCAAATATCGTTTCCTTGCAGGATCACAACCTAGTGCAATCAAACTACAGCTTtaagcaaaagaaatacaCCAACAAGTACAGCGCCGGAGAGCAACTGGAAAGCGTGATAGTCCTCCGAACGAATGCCACTCTGCGGGACTGGACGACTGCCCGAGATCTGGATCCCCGCGGCAAGTTGGAGGGCAAGGCGGTGGCTAGTAAGTTTATCAGGCCCGTACCTAAACCCTCCGCAGAGGAGCCTCTCGCTCCCACACCGCCAGCCGGAATTAGTGCCTACATGAGCAAGAGTCTGGTGACCAAGATACCCACTACCATGACCATTATAAACAGCAACTCGGCTGTGTCCAATGCCCTGCAGGTGGCCAATGCGGGAGTTATGAGCAACTCGATGCAGTCGGATGATGTGAATGTGGCTGAGGAAGCAATAAATACCCAAGAGGGAATCAAAACCACACGACTCATATACAACAAGGCTTTGGAAGCCGTCCAGGGCACGGGACACTGCCGCGGCTTCATCAAGGGAATCTACACGTTGGAGGGCAATCCTTCTGCTGTGCCCATTTTCGGGGTCTTCTGCATTCGCTGGCGACGAGCCAATTGCAAGGAGGAGAACGAGTCCAAGTTTGTGATCCGTGGCTTAGATATTGCAGAGCCGCCGCTGAACATCTACTGCACCATCGAGGAGAAGATGTTTGTGAAAATGCCCATGGCCTTTAAGGTGGTGCTGAAGAACCCCACGACGCATGTGCTCCACCTGATAGCCAACCTAAGTATCAGCAAAACGGATAACTTTATATGCTCGGGTCACAAGCAGGTTCGTCCTTTCTATAGCTCCTTTTGTCTTTCCCAAGttaaccaacttatcgttACAGCTGGACATATCCATAATGGCCTACGAGGAAAAGGAACTGGTCTACAACCTGTATCCGTTGCAAGTGGGCTGGCAAGAGTTGCCAGTGCTGAGTCTGGAGTACAATACCAAGGCCGATCCGCAGAAGAAAGACAGCCAGAATGCCTTGCTCGACGAACTGGTGCAGCGTGCACTGCCCAAACGAGTCTTTGTGCTGGTAAGCGGTCATTAATGTTTAGATAACCTCCGATTCTAATTCTATTCAATCCCACAGCCACCTCTGAAGCAACAGAACAAGTAGGGATGATACTAATATAATGCCGCTTTAGTTTAAGTGTTTTaaagtttacaaatatcactggtgtttaaaaattaactacGCCTACTCCCTCTTTATTGCTAAcaacaaacatacatacataaatagctATATATTTAGAGAGTTACATAGCGTAATACttgagagtgtgtgtgattgtATTGTATAATGTATTGTTAAACGGGCCAAGACGCACTAGACATTATTGTTAGTTGATTACGGCGTTTTAGATAAGCAGTGCTAAGTCCTGGTCAGTACCGCAAGTTGCACATATTTTCGTACATCCTTTGAACGTAcagtaataaatataaagcatACAAATATCGTTGAAAGAGCACAAACGTCTCAATCATTTCCCGATCTTTTTCCGCTCGAGGCAAACTTGAATACACCCTTCTTTTGGTTACGGTTTTCATTCTGCGAATACACAAATCATTGGAATATAGTGCCTCATTATCTACCAGATGTAGTTAACTTACCAATAGGCGATTTCCGAACAACATCACAGCCTTATCCTCCGCTTCTTGCGGGGTCGCTCGTTCGCCTGCGGACAGAATCGGTTGCCGCTGGTGGATATGTAGCTTCTGTTTGATGGCCTGCGAGAATATCACCCGCCGGCTCACCGACTTCATGGCCAGGAGCAAATCCAGCCACGTCCACGTCACATTGTGATACTCCAGCGTAGGTATGACTAGTGAGTAGTCTGTGATGTCCTCTAGATTCTTCTCCTTGTTACCCTTGTAGCTGACGCGCACAGGCACTTCCGGAATTTTGATGTAGATAAACAGCTTGTTTTTCTCGGCGCGCTCCTTCATCTTCTCCACGTCATCTTTTTCGATCTTTACATAGAACTCGGAGTCCTTGGCCCCTTTCTTTCCCTTACCCGATCGCTTGGTCGACGAAGATGTCGATGACTTGGCCTGTAAATTCGTTGTGGACGCCGAACTGGTTGAGGCGTTGTCATCCAGCTCGTCACTGACCTCCGTTTCGGAGGCATCTCGGTCCGGGAAACAGAACTTCAGCATGGTGCTATAGAATTTTTTCGTAATGGCTATTGTAATAGGAGCCACATTAATCTCGAAATGCTCCTTCACGGATATGCCACCCACTGGAGCTTTTTCCCGGCAGAAGATACGCAGCACTCGCTTGTGGGTGTCCACGGGCATGTCTTTCTGGATTtcagtggccagcaaaacATCGCGATAGATTTCTCGCGGCAAAAGGTTCTCCATGCGTATGTTGCCCAGCTCCAGCAGATGCTCCACCGAATCGTCGCTCTTGGACTTCTTGGTGTACAGGAAAGCACTAAGGACAAGATCAGCTATGCCAATCTGTCCATCCGTTTCCGTAAGCCTCCACTGGGCACGCTTGAAGCAGATCTCATTAGTCCGCACCATCGTTACCGACTCGTCGGAGCGCACGTTTGATATCTTGCTGAGCTGCGACAACTGAGTCTCCTTATAGCAGAGCAACATCATGTCCAGGTCCTCGCTAAACGTGTTCAGCTCCTCCTTGCTCTCCCGGATCATCTGCTGGACATGATCGTACTCTTGACGCAGCTCCAGTGAGTCGCCATCCTCAATACGCTCTTTGCTGATCATGTGTGTATCCTTTTCCAGCGAACGAATCTTCATGAGCAGACTTCGGATTACCGTCTGCTTCTGCTGGATGGGTCGCTTTTGATCCTCCGTCGAGTGCAGCTGAAGCTGGAACCGCATCCTGGTGAGCTTTTCTGCCGCCTGCTTTCGCTGGGGCTCGACGTAAAGCAATAGATTGTTTACAATATCCAGAATCATGGCGTACTGCAGGGAGTTGGTGCATACATCCAGATCGTGATGCATAAGTGTGAAGGCATCTACAGGATCGTCTTGTTTTTCCCATGGCGATTGCAATTCCTCTGAAGGTGGCGGCGGCACCTCCGTAATGCTATTCGGATCGATGGCATCGCCGTAGCTCACATAGAAAAACTCACACTTACACTTGGACACGATGCGCTGCAGCTGCACGGGTTGAGCCCCTCCCGAATTGTCACTCAAGAAAGCTCCAACAGTCTCTGAAACTACACCGCCCACACTGCGTCCACTACCCACCAAATGTGATATGTCCGGCAGGTTGTTTATCACAGTCTCGTCCTTGTCCTGAATGTTGTCCACCGTCAGCCACATGATCTCCTTCTCCAACAGGGAATTATTATCCCCCGCGCTAACTGTTGCATAGTACTGCATGCACTCCAACAATCCCTTCCATGTGGTTTTCGAGATCAGCGAGCGCTCGCGCCAAACTGGCCGATGTTCCCGCTGCAAAATTTCAGCCTTGGCGGCACTGATAATTACGTAGCCAGAGGTCTCACAGCCCTTAAGCAGTACTTGGGAGTTAACCAGACTAATGGACCAGTTCTCGTGGATTATATCCTGGGCGGAACATGCCTGCAGGCCTTGAAGCTGCAGTTCCCTCGATTGGGTGCTATGATCATCACTATACACATTGAATTTGTGGTCCGCCTCTGCGATGAGCTGCTGCAACATGGCTGTGGCATGAATCTGGGCGGGGGCTTTTTTCATCGATGCATTTGGATTGGAAACTAGAAAGAAGGTttttagaaaagaaaacttaaaaGTTATTCTTACACAACTCACTTGGCAAAACCTCGTTGTTGGTGCTGGACAAGGTAATTGTGCTATCACTTCGCTTGTGTTTCAAAACGGCAGAGTTTGGACCCTCCTTGCGATAGCTCTTTACCGCCTCCGTGGACaaattgtttttcagtttctgtGACTTCATGAAGGAATCAAAGAGAGCAAAAGCAACATCTCGATTGCTCTTTGTCCAGGCACCCTTTAGGTCATAGACCACCAACTTATGCGTAGGCGTCGTGGACTGCGCCTTAACATCCTCCTCCGTGCTTGTAGCCGTCGTGGGTATCAGTGCCTCGCGTCCATAGGAAACCTTGGCCACGCTTAGGAAGTAGAATCTCACGATTTTGAAGGCATCCGCTGCACTGGCCAAATTCTCAGAGCTACTGTCCATCTTCTCGGTGAGAATACTCTTAAGCCAGATTTCGGCGTCGTTAAGCTCGCAGTTCATGTAGATCGTTGACCAATCCGCTCGTGGCCGATGGATGAGCCCATCGTCAATGGGATTCAGTGTTAGCGAGTGCTCAGAACTAAAAGATACTCGGCGTCCGTTCAACTGGAATCCCTTTTGAAGGGCGTGGGACATCCAGTAAAGCACTTGAAACTTATGCAAGCACATCTGCAAGTTCGCCTTTTTGTAGTGTCTACTAAGTGGTTTCTTCCGCGGTCTCACATTGTTAAAGACCGGACCTCGTCGCGTAGGCCTCGTCACACCTGATAAAATCAGTTGCAGACTCTCAAACCATCGCAACGTGCTGCCGTACAGCACTAGGCTGGGTATGTCCACTTCCAAATCTTCGCCCGCCTTAGGCTTGGTCTCGAATGATATCCAAATGTTGAGATTTAGCGAGCGGAAGGCGCGGAAGGAGTCGTGGACTTGATTACTCGAGTACTCCGGCAGCTTGTCGGGGGCACATGGCATCACAGCATGATGGTCGTTGGGATTAGCCAGGCAAACCCATTTCAGTTTAATCGTCAACTTAAGATTGGGAAAATGAAGCAGTCGACAGTCGTCGTAGCGGGACGCGGTTCGTACAGTAACCTAAAAGGAAATCAGATTTAAATTGGTaccaaaaactataaaattatAAGCAACACACTCACATTAAGTTCGCCTTTAAACATAATCTTGGCATTCGTCAGCACAATCCCGCAATTGTTCCAGGTCAACTCCATTTCCTCTGTCGTGTTATACGGATCGAGCGATGCGTGCAGGAGTATAGTAAACTGCTTGGCTATCAGAGTTAACCGACCATGTAAAAGCAATCGCAGCTTATCCCAAAATGGCAAAGGTGGCGAGGGATCCTTTGAGGGCGCCGATATCTTCTCGAAACTTAGATTGCACTGGGCCATTACGGGTTCCCAGCAAGCTCCGAATGCGTAGCTACAGCTCTCCAGTTCGCAATCAAAGTCATGGTAGAATTTTAGCGAGGGCATGCTGCGTTGAATCACATCTGTACCAAAGGGTTCACCCACGTCAATAAACACATCTCGCTTGGCTCGCTTGGAGCCGATTTGCTCGGCTCCACAAAGGTTTCCGTACAGTCGCATGCTTTTTACGGAGAACATTGGTTGCGGGAAGTCCCTGAAAATTTAATCAATAgattataaatattgaatcAACTCGTCCCAAAGATTTCCACTCACCTCAGCATGAATTTCCATTCAGTGCAGCTGATGTTGACACCGCGGCACCAAAGTGTAGAGAACTCGAGACCCTCCTCCGGCCACGGACTCTCGTGATCTATCTCGCGCATAATGCGTGTCACATTATCGTAGCCATGGATGGAGGTGTCCGCCATTGCCATTATATTCACGTCCGTCATTATCCAGGCCAGCAATCGGGTGCGTACTGGGCCACTTTCTCGTATTTTCTTCGAGCGCTGAATGTAGATCTCCGAGTTCTTTTTCACCAGGTTGGCATAAAGACCCTCAATGGTTCCAGAGGGCAACAAGAGACGTTCTGAGCAGAGCTCGCCGATCTTCTTGTCAAAAAGCGCTTTGCGCTTCAAGCTCTCCAAGTATTCATCCACCAATAGAACGTAGTTATCACGAAGTTTCACCTCAAAGGGATCGTCGCTAATTTCCAGCAAGAACTCCTTGATCTTAATAACCAAATCACAGGGTAGCGGTGAGTCCACCGTAAAGGGTTTCTTTTTGTAGTTGTGAACCATTTTTAGCCATTTAAAGTGGGATGTGCACTCTCCATTGACTGCGTTATAAAAGTCGTGGTCATACGGGAAAATGGCTTTAAAGGATCCAATTGTGGTGACCCACACCTTGTTGGAGGGTAGTTGAAAACCAGGAAAGTTTTGTCTTTCTTGGGTGAGTACCTCGAGACGTGGAACTGATTGTAGATCCAGCTCCTTCACTGTGAATATGTGCTGATTATCGATCTTGACAAACACATTCTCCGTATAAATGATGCATCGTTCCTTTTGGCTAAAGAAGAGGCTTTCCACAAAGATCTGAATAGAGTGACGATCAGaaaacttaatttcaaatatggtgctACGTTCTGCAGACAACTCCACTATGAGTCCTCCTTTAGGAGTGGTTTTCTTAACAGACGAAGCCGGAATAGCCAGCTCTGTCTTCAAGTCCTGCATATCGCGCACCAATGTCAACAGGTGCATGTGCAAATTAGAGTTCCACGTGGCCTCCGTGTTTCCGGGTATGTAAATGGACAACTTGCCCAGCGTACCCTCAACTTGTTCATGCTCCAGTCGTATCATTTTGCATGTAGCAAAAACGTCAGAGAAGTCGGTGAGGCAAAGCGAAGAAGCCGTCATTGAGCGCATTATGGCCATCTGAAACTCTTCGAGCTTAAGGGTGGTCAGGCTTTGAGACCGTGATAAATTCAGCTCTGAGAAACTGAGCAGTGTATAAACATTGTGATGATTGACAAAGTAAGCCGTAATATCCTTGACCTTAACAGACACCCGCAGTGAGGTAGATGATTGTGATGGCTGCACGGACAATGTGAGGCCTGCATTTGGCCTGGCCTGAGATTGTCCCGTCATATTCTTTGGTTTTATGCCCCGGTACTGCCGAAGGCACTCCATTGACTTGACCACGAATTCCGCCAGCTGCATGCTATATTCCGTGCGGAAAGTGTGCACTGATATGTCCAGTTTAGTTGTGTTTGCATAAGAGCAGAGCTTAACCAAGCTAACTCCGAGGAAAAACGGCGA
It contains:
- the LOC6736601 gene encoding protein KIAA0100: MMLQLLLFCLAIFIFVYWVLPTGISWYLVKRFRVKVRIGRISLPYLSLKNVHISKSGFSVAIEEVCLRSSFFTTEVTKLLSIYIRDIRINKDIHRRQDDSYDQDSYELRRTQTLAGKASDAKGVPDFRQTKVPASIITFAQFMAVHVNNISVVLMNNDFDPGWFIHATAKELHLDGSIVQNARVLLVNAALSEAQAKMLRHCSSRRQSLENLNKIRPCLGEVSFDMTLDASLFAQGPLSMDTLSLVINNAKSVIHGGLYEFLSEAKRRTSTGQPSRRPTQGPAPSKRSYDNDNYEKLAPIIPKNFNFSIKAATFSAVKENSQNDFSAKLQSFQISGKFNSKVTDEKTLLPSMLAKLGFHHLDIDTKYEKLLFVEQFTIDSVLEKDIFNLYVKLKTFQIIYNHSEIYDFVNNNFLARQRSSGAQPMQLIHKQKSLPDHLDLDTAVQSNLRANQTREGGVLEWIMQRIVVKGCAELFNVSLLMKLEDEHIAMSVSHTRFLLEQIEEKRSNLYENKFLNLLLNQRQWSMELMVETLWSNLGNSINDTNNLKKTHSPGSPFFLGVSLVKLCSYANTTKLDISVHTFRTEYSMQLAEFVVKSMECLRQYRGIKPKNMTGQSQARPNAGLTLSVQPSQSSTSLRVSVKVKDITAYFVNHHNVYTLLSFSELNLSRSQSLTTLKLEEFQMAIMRSMTASSLCLTDFSDVFATCKMIRLEHEQVEGTLGKLSIYIPGNTEATWNSNLHMHLLTLVRDMQDLKTELAIPASSVKKTTPKGGLIVELSAERSTIFEIKFSDRHSIQIFVESLFFSQKERCIIYTENVFVKIDNQHIFTVKELDLQSVPRLEVLTQERQNFPGFQLPSNKVWVTTIGSFKAIFPYDHDFYNAVNGECTSHFKWLKMVHNYKKKPFTVDSPLPCDLVIKIKEFLLEISDDPFEVKLRDNYVLLVDEYLESLKRKALFDKKIGELCSERLLLPSGTIEGLYANLVKKNSEIYIQRSKKIRESGPVRTRLLAWIMTDVNIMAMADTSIHGYDNVTRIMREIDHESPWPEEGLEFSTLWCRGVNISCTEWKFMLRDFPQPMFSVKSMRLYGNLCGAEQIGSKRAKRDVFIDVGEPFGTDVIQRSMPSLKFYHDFDCELESCSYAFGACWEPVMAQCNLSFEKISAPSKDPSPPLPFWDKLRLLLHGRLTLIAKQFTILLHASLDPYNTTEEMELTWNNCGIVLTNAKIMFKGELNVTVRTASRYDDCRLLHFPNLKLTIKLKWVCLANPNDHHAVMPCAPDKLPEYSSNQVHDSFRAFRSLNLNIWISFETKPKAGEDLEVDIPSLVLYGSTLRWFESLQLILSGVTRPTRRGPVFNNVRPRKKPLSRHYKKANLQMCLHKFQVLYWMSHALQKGFQLNGRRVSFSSEHSLTLNPIDDGLIHRPRADWSTIYMNCELNDAEIWLKSILTEKMDSSSENLASAADAFKIVRFYFLSVAKVSYGREALIPTTATSTEEDVKAQSTTPTHKLVVYDLKGAWTKSNRDVAFALFDSFMKSQKLKNNLSTEAVKSYRKEGPNSAVLKHKRSDSTITLSSTNNEVLPISNPNASMKKAPAQIHATAMLQQLIAEADHKFNVYSDDHSTQSRELQLQGLQACSAQDIIHENWSISLVNSQVLLKGCETSGYVIISAAKAEILQREHRPVWRERSLISKTTWKGLLECMQYYATVSAGDNNSLLEKEIMWLTVDNIQDKDETVINNLPDISHLVGSGRSVGGVVSETVGAFLSDNSGGAQPVQLQRIVSKCKCEFFYVSYGDAIDPNSITEVPPPPSEELQSPWEKQDDPVDAFTLMHHDLDVCTNSLQYAMILDIVNNLLLYVEPQRKQAAEKLTRMRFQLQLHSTEDQKRPIQQKQTVIRSLLMKIRSLEKDTHMISKERIEDGDSLELRQEYDHVQQMIRESKEELNTFSEDLDMMLLCYKETQLSQLSKISNVRSDESVTMVRTNEICFKRAQWRLTETDGQIGIADLVLSAFLYTKKSKSDDSVEHLLELGNIRMENLLPREIYRDVLLATEIQKDMPVDTHKRVLRIFCREKAPVGGISVKEHFEINVAPITIAITKKFYSTMLKFCFPDRDASETEVSDELDDNASTSSASTTNLQAKSSTSSSTKRSGKGKKGAKDSEFYVKIEKDDVEKMKERAEKNKLFIYIKIPEVPVRVSYKGNKEKNLEDITDYSLVIPTLEYHNVTWTWLDLLLAMKSVSRRVIFSQAIKQKLHIHQRQPILSAGERATPQEAEDKAVMLFGNRLLNENRNQKKGVFKFASSGKRSGND